In a genomic window of Sulfurimonas denitrificans DSM 1251:
- a CDS encoding glycoside hydrolase family 3 N-terminal domain-containing protein, translating into MKLFILSLLFVINVLNLSASQNPIDDETLKKMIGKMLIIGFEDEYIDENSKIVSLINRYELGGVILFDRFYNDKTKIKNISSAKQLKQLTLKLQSFAKKPLLISVDQEGGRVARLKPKYGFEATPSAKAVSQNDEYMSKHIYNALAKTLRQNGINCNFAPVVDLALNPNNKVIYGLNRSYGAASSEVIKYAKIFMDSLENEGVVSVLKHFPGHGSSLGDSHEGYVDISKTWSEAELEPYRELIKSSKVPMIMSAHVYNSKLDEKYPATLSYNVNTKLLRQELGFKGILVSDDLQMKAILSHYSLEEIVALSINSGVDMLLFANQLTTQDIDALVDVIFQEIKNGNIPMDRIEESNARIEQLYKTYKFK; encoded by the coding sequence TTGAAACTATTTATACTCTCTCTTCTTTTTGTGATTAATGTTTTAAACTTAAGCGCATCACAAAATCCCATTGATGATGAGACGCTCAAGAAGATGATTGGCAAAATGTTAATTATTGGTTTTGAAGATGAATATATTGATGAAAATAGTAAAATAGTCTCCCTCATCAACCGCTATGAACTTGGCGGTGTTATCCTATTTGACCGCTTTTATAATGATAAAACAAAAATAAAAAATATCAGCTCTGCTAAACAGCTCAAGCAATTAACCCTTAAGCTACAATCTTTTGCAAAAAAACCTCTTTTAATCAGCGTTGATCAAGAGGGTGGACGAGTTGCAAGACTAAAACCAAAGTATGGTTTTGAAGCAACACCTTCAGCTAAAGCTGTCTCACAAAATGATGAGTATATGAGTAAGCATATCTATAACGCTCTAGCTAAAACATTAAGACAAAACGGCATAAATTGTAACTTTGCACCTGTTGTAGATTTAGCGCTAAACCCCAATAACAAAGTAATATATGGTTTAAATCGCTCTTATGGAGCAGCAAGCAGTGAAGTTATAAAGTATGCCAAGATATTTATGGATTCACTTGAAAATGAGGGCGTTGTTAGTGTTTTAAAACATTTTCCAGGACATGGTTCATCACTTGGTGATTCACATGAGGGCTATGTTGATATTAGCAAAACTTGGAGCGAAGCGGAGCTTGAGCCATATAGGGAACTGATAAAATCTAGCAAAGTTCCAATGATTATGAGCGCTCATGTCTATAACTCAAAACTCGATGAAAAATATCCTGCCACTCTTTCATATAATGTAAATACAAAATTATTAAGACAAGAGCTTGGATTTAAGGGTATCTTAGTGAGTGATGATTTACAGATGAAAGCTATTTTATCCCACTATAGCCTAGAAGAAATTGTTGCATTGTCCATAAATTCTGGTGTTGACATGCTGCTTTTTGCAAATCAGTTAACCACACAAGATATTGACGCTCTTGTTGATGTTATATTTCAAGAGATAAAAAATGGCAATATCCCAATGGATAGAATAGAAGAGTCAAATGCAAGAATTGAGCAACTTTATAAAACTTACAAGTTTAAATAA